The nucleotide sequence ACATGCAAGAGAAACGAAAATTTCACCGCGTTCCCTTCCAGTGCCAAACCCAGGTCAAATGCGGCAATAGAACATACAGCGGGGAGCTTCTCGATATTTCAATGAAGGGAGCCCTGCTTCTGGTCCGCGATC is from Desulfuromonas sp. and encodes:
- a CDS encoding PilZ domain-containing protein, which encodes MQEKRKFHRVPFQCQTQVKCGNRTYSGELLDISMKGALLLVRD